A single region of the Leptodactylus fuscus isolate aLepFus1 chromosome 5, aLepFus1.hap2, whole genome shotgun sequence genome encodes:
- the PRC1 gene encoding protein regulator of cytokinesis 1 isoform X1: MRRSEVIAEESVACLNSALNRLRDIWEEIGIPEDQRLQRTDAVKRHVNILLTRMIEEEENLKDRLLKSIDVCRKELNTLCTELHLPPFEEDEDSTILQVEKDLRTRVEVMLKQKKERMQELKVLKQRDQDLCDILCTPPYYIDGHHVPSLDELDQFRRHLTALSAEKDLREAEFVKTKRQIILCMEELDRLPDTSFERDVVCEEEEAFCLSKENLAALHQLLFQLQEQIRENKALCEVLRAKIVELWDRLQIPEEEREAFAVHMTESKGKNIKALQDEAERLQELKLQNIKNVIEVIRTELAAYWDKCFYSNEQRQAFSSFFSEDYSEDLLSLHDAEIERVKQYYEVHKEMFEGVQKWEENWRLFLEFDKKATDPNRFTNRGGNLLKEEKQRAKLQKMLPKLEEELKVRIAAWEEEQGQEFFMNGKKFMDYVAEQWNQLHLEKEREKQERLMKKNRQLEEEMFYGSAPKTPNKRRVLGSTTPSKLRKLNGTSVSCSTNSTLRSAFSGTMCHSPVSRPPPSGGKPGLPIRTPTRQFKTPQSRRQEKNKENMSQLNGTAMSGGCHFTIPAQRNLSVNSVASTYSEFARDSTHIDSTTIYSSENFQKLQELTPTPES, encoded by the exons TGAGGTGATTGCTGAAGAGTCTGTCGCGTGCTTGAATTCTGCATTAAATCGTCTTCGAGACATCTGGGAAGAAATTGGAATACCAGAAGACCAGAGATTGCAAAGGACAGATGCTGTCAAGAGACATGTAAAT ATTCTTCTGACACGAATGATTGAAGAAGAGGAAAACTTAAAAGATCGTCTTCTAAAGAGCATTGATGTCTGCCGCAAAGAACTAAATACACTTTGCACGGAGCTGCATCTTCCGCCATTTGAA gaaGATGAAGACAGCACTATCTTGCAGGTGGAGAAGGATTTGCGTACACGAGTAGAAGTCATGTTGAAACAGAAGAAGGAAAGAATGCAGGAGCTAAAAGTGTTAAAGCAGCGTGATCAAGACTTGTGCGACATCCTGTGCACACCTCCTTACTACATTGATGGCCACCATGTGCCAAGTCTGGATGAGCTAGATCAGTTTAGGAGGCATCTGACTGCGCTTTCTGCAGAAAAG GATCTTCGTGAAGCAGAATTTGTGAAAACCAAAAGACAAATAATCCTTTGTATGGAAGAACTGGACCGCTTACCTGACACAAGTTTCGAGAGAGATGTTGTGTGTGAAGAAGAGGAGGCTTTTTGTCTGTCCAAAGAAAATCTTGCAGCTTTACATCAGCTTCTTTTCCAG TTGCAAGAACAGATCAGAGAAAATAAGGCATTATGTGAAGTACTGCGGGCTAAAATTGTTGAACTATGGGATAGACTTCAGATAccagaagaggagagggaggcttTTGCAGTTCATATGACTGAATCAAAAGGAAAAAACATAAAAGCG TTACAAGATGAAGCGGAGCGTCTCCAGGAGCTGAAGCTGCAGAATattaaaaatgtcattgaagttatTAGAACAGAGCTGGCGGCCTACTGGGATAAATGTTTTTATAGTAATGAACAAAGGCaggctttttcttcttttttcagtg AAGACTACAGTGAAGACCTTTTAAGCCTTCATGATGCTGAAATTGAACGCGTCAAGCAATATTATGAGGTGCATAAAGAGATGTTTGAAGGTGTTCAGAAATGGGAAGAAAATTGGCGCCTCTTTCTTGAGTTTGAT AAAAAGGCAACAGACCCCAACAGGTTCACAAATCGGGGAGGGAATCTCTTAAAAGAAGAGAAACAAAGGGCAAAGTTGCAGAAAATGCTTCCAAAG TTGGAGGAAGAACTAAAAGTTCGGATTGCAGCGTGGGAAGAGGAACAAGGGCAGGAGTTCTTTATGAATGGGAAGAAATTCATGGATTACGTTGCAGAGCAGTGGAATCAACTTCATttagaaaaagagagagaaaaacaaGAGCGG TTAATGAAAAAGAATCGTCAGCTAGAAGAGGAAATGTTCTATGGAAGTGCACCAAAAACCCCAAATAAAAGAAGAGTGCTTGGATCAACTACACCAAGTAAATTGCGCAAG CTTAATGGCACATCCGTTTCCTGTTCTACCAACAGCACGCTACGCTCTGCGTTCAGTGGAACAATGTGCCACTCGCCTGTGTCACGtccaccccctagtggtggcaag CCTGGACTGCCCATCCGGACTCCAACCAGACAGTTCAAGACTCCACAGTCGAGGAGACAGGAAAAGAATAAAGAGAACATGTCACAGTTAAATGGAACCGCCATGAGTGGTGGGTGCCACTTCACAATTCCTGCCCAGCGTAACCTCAGCGTTAACTCTGTTGCCAGCACCTATTCTGAGTTTGCG AGGGACTCCACACACATTGACTCTACAACTATATACTCCAG CGAGAACTTTCAAAAGCTACAAGAGCTAACACCAACCCCCGAGTCCTGA
- the PRC1 gene encoding protein regulator of cytokinesis 1 isoform X2, with amino-acid sequence MRRSEVIAEESVACLNSALNRLRDIWEEIGIPEDQRLQRTDAVKRHVNILLTRMIEEEENLKDRLLKSIDVCRKELNTLCTELHLPPFEEDEDSTILQVEKDLRTRVEVMLKQKKERMQELKVLKQRDQDLCDILCTPPYYIDGHHVPSLDELDQFRRHLTALSAEKDLREAEFVKTKRQIILCMEELDRLPDTSFERDVVCEEEEAFCLSKENLAALHQLLFQLQEQIRENKALCEVLRAKIVELWDRLQIPEEEREAFAVHMTESKGKNIKALQDEAERLQELKLQNIKNVIEVIRTELAAYWDKCFYSNEQRQAFSSFFSEDYSEDLLSLHDAEIERVKQYYEVHKEMFEGVQKWEENWRLFLEFDKKATDPNRFTNRGGNLLKEEKQRAKLQKMLPKLEEELKVRIAAWEEEQGQEFFMNGKKFMDYVAEQWNQLHLEKEREKQERLMKKNRQLEEEMFYGSAPKTPNKRRVLGSTTPSKLRKLNGTSVSCSTNSTLRSAFSGTMCHSPVSRPPPSGGKPGLPIRTPTRQFKTPQSRRQEKNKENMSQLNGTAMSGGCHFTIPAQRNLSVNSVASTYSEFARELSKATRANTNPRVLNSTITNM; translated from the exons TGAGGTGATTGCTGAAGAGTCTGTCGCGTGCTTGAATTCTGCATTAAATCGTCTTCGAGACATCTGGGAAGAAATTGGAATACCAGAAGACCAGAGATTGCAAAGGACAGATGCTGTCAAGAGACATGTAAAT ATTCTTCTGACACGAATGATTGAAGAAGAGGAAAACTTAAAAGATCGTCTTCTAAAGAGCATTGATGTCTGCCGCAAAGAACTAAATACACTTTGCACGGAGCTGCATCTTCCGCCATTTGAA gaaGATGAAGACAGCACTATCTTGCAGGTGGAGAAGGATTTGCGTACACGAGTAGAAGTCATGTTGAAACAGAAGAAGGAAAGAATGCAGGAGCTAAAAGTGTTAAAGCAGCGTGATCAAGACTTGTGCGACATCCTGTGCACACCTCCTTACTACATTGATGGCCACCATGTGCCAAGTCTGGATGAGCTAGATCAGTTTAGGAGGCATCTGACTGCGCTTTCTGCAGAAAAG GATCTTCGTGAAGCAGAATTTGTGAAAACCAAAAGACAAATAATCCTTTGTATGGAAGAACTGGACCGCTTACCTGACACAAGTTTCGAGAGAGATGTTGTGTGTGAAGAAGAGGAGGCTTTTTGTCTGTCCAAAGAAAATCTTGCAGCTTTACATCAGCTTCTTTTCCAG TTGCAAGAACAGATCAGAGAAAATAAGGCATTATGTGAAGTACTGCGGGCTAAAATTGTTGAACTATGGGATAGACTTCAGATAccagaagaggagagggaggcttTTGCAGTTCATATGACTGAATCAAAAGGAAAAAACATAAAAGCG TTACAAGATGAAGCGGAGCGTCTCCAGGAGCTGAAGCTGCAGAATattaaaaatgtcattgaagttatTAGAACAGAGCTGGCGGCCTACTGGGATAAATGTTTTTATAGTAATGAACAAAGGCaggctttttcttcttttttcagtg AAGACTACAGTGAAGACCTTTTAAGCCTTCATGATGCTGAAATTGAACGCGTCAAGCAATATTATGAGGTGCATAAAGAGATGTTTGAAGGTGTTCAGAAATGGGAAGAAAATTGGCGCCTCTTTCTTGAGTTTGAT AAAAAGGCAACAGACCCCAACAGGTTCACAAATCGGGGAGGGAATCTCTTAAAAGAAGAGAAACAAAGGGCAAAGTTGCAGAAAATGCTTCCAAAG TTGGAGGAAGAACTAAAAGTTCGGATTGCAGCGTGGGAAGAGGAACAAGGGCAGGAGTTCTTTATGAATGGGAAGAAATTCATGGATTACGTTGCAGAGCAGTGGAATCAACTTCATttagaaaaagagagagaaaaacaaGAGCGG TTAATGAAAAAGAATCGTCAGCTAGAAGAGGAAATGTTCTATGGAAGTGCACCAAAAACCCCAAATAAAAGAAGAGTGCTTGGATCAACTACACCAAGTAAATTGCGCAAG CTTAATGGCACATCCGTTTCCTGTTCTACCAACAGCACGCTACGCTCTGCGTTCAGTGGAACAATGTGCCACTCGCCTGTGTCACGtccaccccctagtggtggcaag CCTGGACTGCCCATCCGGACTCCAACCAGACAGTTCAAGACTCCACAGTCGAGGAGACAGGAAAAGAATAAAGAGAACATGTCACAGTTAAATGGAACCGCCATGAGTGGTGGGTGCCACTTCACAATTCCTGCCCAGCGTAACCTCAGCGTTAACTCTGTTGCCAGCACCTATTCTGAGTTTGCG CGAGAACTTTCAAAAGCTACAAGAGCTAACACCAACCCCCGAGTCCTGAACTCTACGATAACCAATATGTAA